The Candidatus Nitrosocosmicus franklandus genome contains a region encoding:
- a CDS encoding NADPH-dependent FMN reductase: MNKKITDLNSRNDKSGNPYALKVLGIGSSMRRESFGTETLRIVLKKVGENGAKPQLLNMFENPLPIYSPENDKDNPNIRKATDLVNWADAFIIATPDYHGSMAGSLKNFLDYFWSEFAGKTFGYICSSHEKGLTVMDQMRTAIRQCYGWSLPYGISINSSTDFNERRQIINKQLVKRIDIFARDLVVYGSLINGQFKRDLNSTIGNSYAVHYRR, encoded by the coding sequence GTGAATAAGAAAATCACTGATTTGAATTCAAGGAATGATAAAAGTGGTAATCCATACGCACTCAAGGTGTTGGGTATAGGCTCTAGCATGCGAAGAGAATCATTCGGAACGGAGACTTTGAGAATTGTATTAAAGAAGGTCGGTGAGAACGGGGCAAAGCCACAGTTATTAAATATGTTTGAAAATCCTTTACCTATATACTCTCCCGAAAATGATAAAGATAATCCCAATATAAGAAAAGCCACTGATTTAGTAAATTGGGCAGATGCATTCATAATTGCTACTCCTGATTATCATGGCTCAATGGCCGGGTCGCTAAAAAATTTCTTGGACTATTTTTGGTCAGAATTTGCAGGAAAAACATTCGGCTATATCTGTTCATCACATGAAAAGGGGTTGACCGTCATGGATCAGATGAGAACAGCAATAAGACAGTGTTATGGATGGAGTTTGCCTTATGGAATATCTATAAACTCGAGTACCGACTTTAACGAAAGACGCCAAATAATTAATAAACAACTTGTTAAAAGAATAGATATCTTTGCCAGAGATCTGGTTGTTTACGGTAGCTTGATAAATGGTCAGTTTAAAAGGGATTTGAATTCAACTATTGGAAATTCTTATGCAGTTCATTACAGAAGATAG
- a CDS encoding universal stress protein → MSDHANLENKKFSNILVAIDGSEQSFNAAEYALELAKVYGAKLFAITVSYIPATAGLTQKQVLSKGLVEDGSHAAAQASETWFDNFIQNAASKGVDLRPELVNSARPVNYVILEYAEEHNIDLIVIGTRGRTGFKRLLLGSTASSVVAYAHCAVLVVR, encoded by the coding sequence ATGTCTGACCATGCCAATCTGGAAAATAAGAAATTTTCAAATATATTAGTAGCAATAGATGGCTCTGAGCAATCTTTTAACGCAGCCGAATATGCTCTGGAACTTGCAAAGGTTTATGGTGCAAAGTTATTTGCCATCACCGTTTCATATATTCCTGCTACGGCGGGATTAACGCAAAAGCAGGTGTTAAGCAAGGGTTTAGTGGAAGATGGTAGTCATGCAGCCGCACAGGCCTCTGAAACGTGGTTTGATAACTTTATACAAAATGCCGCCTCCAAAGGGGTAGATTTAAGACCTGAACTTGTTAATAGCGCAAGACCTGTGAATTATGTAATTTTAGAATATGCAGAAGAGCATAACATTGACTTGATTGTAATTGGCACAAGGGGAAGGACCGGATTTAAGAGATTACTACTTGGAAGTACGGCATCATCGGTTGTTGCATATGCACACTGTGCTGTTTTGGTTGTAAGATGA
- the pth2 gene encoding aminoacyl-tRNA hydrolase: MNSADDEIKFVVVVRKDLGMGVGKIAGQVGHACSTVVWENPDRVANWFKYGNQKKAILKVQSESELIEIIKKAQAYGIITTIIRDAGKTQIEPNTMTCCGFGPDYSTKLDRLTGHLKLL, encoded by the coding sequence TTGAACAGTGCTGACGATGAGATAAAATTTGTAGTGGTAGTAAGGAAAGATTTAGGAATGGGGGTTGGTAAAATCGCAGGTCAAGTAGGACATGCCTGTAGCACTGTAGTGTGGGAGAATCCAGATCGTGTAGCTAACTGGTTTAAGTATGGTAATCAGAAAAAGGCAATTCTAAAAGTACAGTCAGAAAGTGAGCTAATTGAGATAATTAAAAAGGCACAAGCCTATGGCATCATTACCACAATTATCAGGGACGCGGGCAAAACTCAGATAGAACCAAATACCATGACTTGTTGTGGATTTGGTCCAGACTACTCGACAAAACTTGACAGGCTAACTGGACATTTGAAATTGCTATAA
- a CDS encoding helix-turn-helix transcriptional regulator: MNFSIDSMTNSDPKRKVMYLLKIMGGSGLEELSKMMKISRMGVHKHLTDLQDRGLVQSVEVRKGVGRPVMQYSLTSTGSSTFPKAYGQIATFALDYIEKRMGKTAVEDVLRERQAELLDKYHEILKDLDFDQKVNRLARLRDEEGYIAESKKLDKTGENHVLLEYNCPIIMIAEKHWEACAIETELFEKVLDADIKTTHRAAKGDSICKFKIKKRKIGL, encoded by the coding sequence TTGAACTTTAGTATTGATTCTATGACCAACTCCGACCCAAAAAGAAAGGTGATGTACCTACTCAAAATCATGGGAGGTAGCGGACTGGAAGAGTTATCAAAGATGATGAAAATTTCTAGAATGGGCGTGCACAAGCACTTGACAGATTTACAGGATAGGGGTTTGGTACAGAGTGTAGAAGTAAGAAAGGGTGTGGGTAGACCAGTAATGCAGTATTCGTTAACAAGTACGGGTTCGTCGACTTTTCCAAAAGCATATGGTCAAATAGCTACGTTTGCGCTTGATTATATAGAAAAAAGAATGGGTAAAACTGCTGTAGAAGATGTACTTCGAGAAAGACAGGCAGAATTACTTGATAAATATCATGAGATTTTAAAGGATTTGGATTTTGATCAGAAGGTTAATCGGCTTGCAAGATTAAGGGATGAAGAAGGATACATTGCCGAATCCAAAAAACTGGACAAAACAGGGGAAAATCATGTTTTGTTAGAATATAACTGTCCCATAATAATGATTGCAGAAAAGCATTGGGAAGCATGTGCTATCGAAACAGAGCTATTTGAAAAGGTGCTTGATGCGGATATAAAAACTACACATAGGGCTGCAAAAGGCGACTCGATCTGCAAATTTAAAATTAAAAAGAGGAAAATTGGATTATAG